The following coding sequences lie in one Alloacidobacterium dinghuense genomic window:
- a CDS encoding DUF2127 domain-containing protein, with the protein MTTNQKQIKGPLPGMAAVALWMFILCGIGLYGVIAHQLPRVAILLCVFFAAASSGLLRQRRWGWALSLAAAFLSMCYGVYMLFRFHQTPLIVMIAVNLIFFLYLVRPQVIERLR; encoded by the coding sequence ATGACGACGAATCAAAAACAAATCAAGGGCCCGCTGCCTGGGATGGCTGCAGTCGCTCTCTGGATGTTCATTCTCTGCGGCATCGGGCTATACGGTGTTATCGCGCATCAATTGCCGAGGGTGGCCATCTTACTGTGTGTATTCTTCGCTGCCGCCTCGAGTGGACTTCTGCGACAGCGCCGATGGGGCTGGGCGCTTTCTCTGGCTGCGGCATTCCTTTCGATGTGTTACGGCGTTTACATGTTATTTCGCTTTCATCAAACTCCGCTCATCGTGATGATCGCAGTGAATCTGATCTTCTTTCTCTATCTGGTCCGCCCGCAGGTCATCGAGCGGCTGCGATAG
- a CDS encoding putative quinol monooxygenase, which produces MVSFTVRMRFADEDRPQISEILEKLATASRQEPGCVSYIPHWVDGDPNTVLIYEQYKDGKSLDAHRATSHFKQYAVAGLYQLMRERTVENLTAVV; this is translated from the coding sequence ATGGTCAGCTTCACAGTGCGCATGCGTTTTGCCGACGAAGACCGTCCGCAAATCTCCGAGATACTCGAAAAATTAGCCACGGCCTCACGCCAGGAACCCGGATGCGTCTCCTACATCCCCCACTGGGTCGATGGAGACCCAAACACGGTCCTTATCTATGAGCAATACAAGGATGGCAAATCGCTCGATGCTCACCGCGCTACTTCCCACTTTAAGCAATATGCCGTTGCCGGCCTCTACCAACTCATGCGCGAGCGCACGGTCGAAAACCTGACCGCTGTCGTCTAA
- the folP gene encoding dihydropteroate synthase — MPFTRRSEFLWHLRTRSLALGARTLVMGVLNVTPDSFSDGGLYHDANDAIEHGLRMLDDGADILDIGGESTRPGQPENLSAAAEQERVLPVLAGILTARPEAVISIDTYKASTAHVAVDAGAEIVNDVSGFLWDSKMAGVCARLGCGVVLMHTRGRPDEWKSQPRLVSDEVLPLVKRELNERLQAALDGDVPPERIVLDPGYGFGKRFDENYALLGRQEELLELGQPLLAGVSRKSFLARTLRALHGGADAPMEDRLYSTLAATTAAILAGADIVRVHDVRPAVEAARIADALLASVSPHFSE; from the coding sequence ATGCCCTTCACTCGACGGAGCGAATTCCTCTGGCATCTGCGCACGCGATCGCTGGCACTGGGTGCGAGGACACTGGTGATGGGCGTGCTGAACGTCACGCCGGATTCGTTCTCCGATGGCGGTTTGTATCACGACGCGAACGACGCCATTGAGCATGGGCTGCGCATGCTCGATGATGGTGCGGACATTCTGGATATCGGCGGCGAGTCGACGCGGCCTGGCCAACCGGAGAACTTGTCCGCAGCTGCCGAGCAGGAGCGCGTGCTCCCGGTGCTTGCCGGGATATTGACTGCGCGTCCGGAGGCGGTGATCTCGATTGATACCTACAAGGCTTCTACGGCACACGTTGCGGTGGATGCGGGCGCCGAGATCGTCAACGATGTGAGTGGGTTTCTGTGGGACAGCAAGATGGCTGGCGTCTGCGCACGTCTCGGCTGTGGTGTGGTCCTGATGCACACGCGCGGTCGTCCTGATGAATGGAAGTCACAGCCTCGGCTTGTTTCCGACGAGGTTTTACCTTTGGTAAAGCGGGAGTTGAATGAGCGGCTGCAGGCTGCACTTGACGGGGATGTTCCGCCGGAGCGGATCGTGCTTGACCCGGGTTATGGGTTTGGGAAGCGCTTTGATGAAAACTACGCGCTGCTTGGGCGTCAGGAGGAGTTGCTGGAACTGGGGCAACCACTGTTGGCCGGGGTGTCGCGGAAGTCGTTTCTGGCTCGGACGCTGAGGGCGCTTCACGGCGGAGCAGACGCGCCGATGGAGGATCGGCTTTATTCCACTCTTGCAGCTACCACCGCAGCGATTCTCGCCGGGGCTGACATTGTTCGGGTGCATGATGTGCGTCCAGCCGTCGAGGCGGCCCGCATTGCGGACGCTTTGCTGGCGTCTGTTTCCCCACACTTCTCGGAATAG
- the dacB gene encoding D-alanyl-D-alanine carboxypeptidase/D-alanyl-D-alanine endopeptidase yields the protein MVTILRTQAMTRCLFLCLTGLLSASAFAKTHDKAKPTNLAQTITAILSAPAIARAHWGISVVTLEGQPIYSLNDQQYFQPASNAKLFTTAAALALLGPDFTIKTYVVAEGPVSSDGQLRGSLRFIGGGDPTISDRIYPYSPHSEHPNQLFRALDDLAAQVAASGIRSLDGTIVADDTVFAWERYGQGWAQDDLQWDYGAPVSALTVNDNVRYLTLASGAAAGDAAIATWNPLLPDDSANLKNDTTTSPAGSQQHLGLDRQPDQTFLRAYGTIPAGSKPATFAIAVQDAAKTAGDEFAQALTAHGVVVSNTVQASHRLSGDTQIFEKEAQQSLALKPMNSSQPDPIPLAPGARIVAERTSPPLSQIVTVVNKVSQNLHAEILLRLLGKAEGDDGSVVQGTRVVRQFLVSAGVQPDDFFFYDGSGLSPQDVITPRAATTLLSYATRQSWGAVYRDSLPVGGVDGTLENRFKQPPLKGKVFAKTGTLAEVHALSGYLTAASGRTLVFSILCNDHSPVTDTTRAAMDNVVAAIAAAN from the coding sequence ATGGTGACAATCCTTCGAACTCAAGCGATGACGCGCTGCCTGTTTCTCTGTCTCACCGGCCTCTTGAGCGCCTCCGCCTTCGCCAAAACACACGACAAAGCAAAGCCCACCAACTTGGCTCAGACCATTACGGCGATCCTCAGCGCTCCAGCTATAGCTCGAGCGCACTGGGGAATCTCAGTGGTCACGCTCGAAGGTCAACCCATCTACTCCCTGAACGATCAGCAGTACTTCCAGCCTGCTTCGAACGCGAAGCTCTTCACCACCGCTGCAGCGTTGGCACTGCTCGGACCTGACTTCACCATCAAGACCTACGTTGTCGCCGAAGGGCCTGTTTCATCCGACGGACAGCTGCGCGGCTCTCTTCGCTTCATCGGCGGCGGCGATCCTACCATTTCCGACAGGATCTATCCTTATTCCCCTCACTCTGAGCATCCCAATCAGCTATTTCGCGCCCTCGACGATCTGGCTGCGCAGGTAGCCGCCAGCGGAATCCGCTCCCTGGATGGAACCATCGTCGCCGATGACACAGTCTTCGCCTGGGAGCGCTACGGCCAGGGATGGGCGCAAGACGACCTTCAATGGGACTATGGGGCGCCCGTCTCTGCCTTGACCGTCAACGACAACGTCCGCTACCTGACGCTGGCTTCCGGCGCCGCAGCAGGAGACGCAGCCATCGCTACCTGGAATCCACTTCTCCCGGACGATTCAGCGAATCTGAAGAACGACACCACAACTTCCCCGGCTGGATCACAACAGCACCTCGGCCTCGATCGCCAACCCGACCAGACATTTCTACGAGCTTACGGAACGATCCCAGCGGGCAGCAAACCCGCTACCTTCGCCATCGCCGTACAGGATGCGGCCAAGACCGCTGGAGATGAATTCGCGCAAGCACTCACGGCGCACGGTGTTGTTGTGAGTAACACCGTACAGGCGAGTCATCGACTTTCCGGCGACACACAAATTTTCGAAAAGGAAGCGCAGCAGTCGCTCGCCCTCAAACCAATGAACTCCAGCCAGCCAGATCCTATCCCGCTGGCTCCGGGTGCTCGCATCGTCGCGGAGCGCACATCTCCGCCTTTGAGCCAGATCGTAACGGTGGTCAACAAAGTCAGTCAGAACCTGCACGCTGAGATATTGTTGCGTCTCCTGGGCAAAGCTGAAGGCGACGACGGCTCCGTTGTTCAGGGAACGCGTGTGGTGCGGCAGTTCCTCGTCTCAGCGGGAGTGCAGCCGGATGATTTCTTCTTCTACGACGGTTCCGGCCTATCTCCACAGGACGTCATCACGCCTCGTGCCGCAACCACTCTGCTCAGCTACGCAACGCGCCAGAGTTGGGGCGCTGTATATCGCGACTCTCTTCCGGTGGGCGGAGTCGACGGCACGTTGGAGAACCGATTCAAACAGCCGCCGTTAAAGGGAAAGGTATTTGCAAAGACTGGAACCCTGGCCGAAGTCCATGCATTGAGCGGCTATCTGACAGCAGCAAGCGGACGCACGCTGGTGTTCTCGATCCTCTGTAACGACCACTCGCCCGTAACCGATACCACGCGCGCAGCCATGGACAATGTTGTAGCCGCGATTGCCGCTGCGAACTAA
- a CDS encoding nuclear transport factor 2 family protein, which produces MRLSKLKTARLAIFFDSYFRCGLPSSTQMGRQFRVRTPLSAPPGVCLLMLCFFLWAIAQPAFAALPHHPNHELHKEIETLEMQWRQAQLSNDVAVMDRLLADDYIGISASGTIETKPEALALRRAGTLHITTLDLNDLKVRIYGDTAVVTSQANLAGTNGASDISGKYRYTRVYNRRFGQWKIVSFEASRIHDSNEREKH; this is translated from the coding sequence ATGCGCCTTTCAAAGCTGAAAACCGCACGTCTGGCCATTTTTTTTGACTCGTACTTTCGCTGCGGACTACCATCCAGTACGCAGATGGGAAGACAATTCCGCGTCCGGACACCGCTTTCGGCACCCCCCGGCGTGTGCCTGTTGATGTTGTGCTTCTTCCTCTGGGCCATTGCTCAGCCCGCCTTTGCCGCCCTTCCCCATCACCCAAACCATGAGCTGCACAAGGAAATCGAAACCCTGGAAATGCAGTGGCGCCAAGCCCAGCTCAGCAATGACGTGGCCGTCATGGACCGCCTCCTCGCCGATGACTACATCGGCATCAGCGCCAGCGGAACGATCGAGACCAAGCCCGAGGCCCTCGCCCTGCGCCGCGCTGGAACCTTACACATTACTACCCTGGATTTGAACGATCTCAAGGTTCGCATCTATGGCGATACCGCTGTCGTCACCTCCCAAGCCAACCTCGCCGGCACGAACGGAGCCAGCGACATCAGCGGCAAATACCGCTACACTCGCGTCTACAACCGGCGTTTCGGGCAATGGAAGATCGTCAGCTTTGAAGCCAGCCGCATCCATGACAGCAACGAGCGCGAAAAGCACTGA
- a CDS encoding c-type cytochrome — protein MAVALSHTQRHLLGIVSLMAAAGLAAVGCGPKLAPSKPLNELTPQEAHGQQVFAGHCARCHYADRDSGLHGPGLFGLFRRKYLRNGAPANDDRVTDLILHGRGMMPAMGNSMDDEQLQALLAYLHTL, from the coding sequence ATGGCAGTAGCCTTGTCGCATACTCAGAGACATCTTTTAGGCATCGTCTCGCTGATGGCAGCGGCGGGGCTCGCAGCAGTCGGATGCGGACCGAAACTTGCTCCCTCAAAGCCTTTGAACGAGCTGACGCCGCAGGAAGCACACGGACAGCAGGTCTTCGCCGGCCACTGCGCGCGATGTCACTATGCAGATCGCGACTCGGGCCTGCACGGACCAGGGTTGTTCGGCCTCTTTCGGAGAAAGTATCTTCGCAATGGTGCTCCGGCAAACGATGATCGCGTAACCGACCTGATCCTACATGGACGCGGCATGATGCCCGCGATGGGAAATTCGATGGATGACGAGCAGTTGCAGGCATTGCTCGCCTACTTGCACACGCTATGA